Proteins encoded within one genomic window of Hermetia illucens chromosome 2, iHerIll2.2.curated.20191125, whole genome shotgun sequence:
- the LOC119649526 gene encoding translation initiation factor IF-2-like, translating into MRTFILLLSLLCVVYAAEKCHRGGGGGGGGGGVSAPSATSVGAGTGTGGTGVASAPSAGVETQPGAVGGNGQGRQSRQGGRGGRGGRAGQGRQGGGGGQGQRRGRQQRQRQRASNNRGGSQNNRARNSNNRQRRG; encoded by the coding sequence ATGAGGACTTTCATTCTACTTTTGTCATTATTGTGCGTGGTATATGCGGCAGAAAAGTGCCATCGCggcggtggtggtggtggcggcGGCGGCGGAGTTTCAGCACCTAGCGCAACGAGTGTGGGTGCGGGTACGGGTACAGGTGGAACAGGTGTAGCTTCTGCACCGAGTGCTGGTGTGGAAACTCAACCAGGTGCCGTTGGAGGTAATGGCCAAGGACGTCAAAGTAGACAAGGCGGTCGTGGTGGACGTGGAGGACGGGCTGGACAAGGAAGACAAGGCGGAGGAGGTGGGCAAGGTCAGCGACGGGGTCGACAACAACGTCAACGACAACGAGCGAGCAATAATCGGGGTGGAAGTCAAAACAACCGCGCAAGGAACTCGAACAATCGTCAGCGACGTGGATAG